The following are encoded together in the Blautia obeum ATCC 29174 genome:
- a CDS encoding DUF4313 domain-containing protein: MGYDWECGHEELYVRVNMYYNGSLYVGLWQKQKECEKKLELFGDLTIGVMGFLRPGQAIISDCGAKAKVAFIEKYKLGKVVGKRKINYGSYYVAEFNLARLAQLDPEGTERYLLENGLDQKEFKAD; this comes from the coding sequence TTGGGATATGACTGGGAATGTGGACATGAGGAATTATATGTCAGAGTGAATATGTACTACAACGGATCCCTGTATGTCGGATTATGGCAAAAGCAAAAGGAATGTGAGAAAAAGCTGGAATTATTCGGAGACCTTACAATTGGAGTTATGGGATTCCTAAGACCGGGGCAGGCAATAATCTCGGATTGCGGAGCAAAAGCAAAGGTTGCGTTTATTGAGAAGTATAAACTCGGAAAAGTTGTAGGTAAGAGGAAAATCAATTATGGCAGCTATTATGTTGCAGAGTTTAATCTTGCACGACTTGCACAGCTCGATCCAGAAGGTACGGAAAGATATCTGCTCGAAAATGGTCTTGATCAAAAAGAATTTAAAGCAGATTAG
- the tnpB gene encoding IS66 family insertion sequence element accessory protein TnpB (TnpB, as the term is used for proteins encoded by IS66 family insertion elements, is considered an accessory protein, since TnpC, encoded by a neighboring gene, is a DDE family transposase.) encodes MEKIYIRCGYTDMRKQLNGLLDIIQYNFKLDPYSNSLFLFCGKRADRIKAVHYEGDGFCLLYKRYENGRLQWPRTGEEAKQISDQQLRWLLEGLNPEQPKAVQKWLPHKSENTENP; translated from the coding sequence GTGGAGAAAATCTATATCCGATGCGGCTACACCGATATGAGGAAGCAGCTCAATGGCTTGCTGGATATCATCCAGTACAACTTCAAACTGGATCCTTACAGCAATTCCTTATTCCTGTTCTGTGGAAAGAGGGCTGACCGGATCAAAGCAGTCCATTACGAGGGAGACGGTTTCTGCCTTTTATACAAACGGTACGAAAACGGACGTCTCCAATGGCCGCGGACCGGCGAAGAAGCAAAACAGATTTCTGATCAGCAGCTGCGCTGGCTTCTGGAAGGTTTGAACCCGGAGCAGCCAAAGGCGGTTCAGAAATGGCTCCCGCATAAGTCTGAAAATACTGAAAATCCTTAG
- a CDS encoding DUF7666 domain-containing protein — MIAYKGFQKDLKCRGFQFQEYGINETEKANCRQNGFHCAENPLDCLCYYPNWKNSVYYIVDASGDLDEDGEDSKISCTKMRLLKKIELRSLLLHGAAYMAKYPNRKWNSHVAKESGTSCNGFCIVRGKAPKAKGQKGDLLLLLKEQPGNSQILEIGVICIDGQKYPEEAWIDVTGKLVEL; from the coding sequence ATGATCGCATATAAAGGATTTCAAAAGGATTTGAAATGTCGGGGCTTTCAGTTTCAGGAGTATGGCATAAATGAAACGGAAAAAGCAAACTGTAGACAAAATGGATTTCATTGTGCAGAAAACCCACTGGATTGTCTCTGCTATTATCCGAATTGGAAAAATTCCGTGTATTACATAGTAGATGCATCAGGGGATTTGGATGAAGATGGAGAAGATTCAAAAATCTCCTGCACAAAGATGCGCCTATTAAAGAAAATTGAATTGAGAAGCCTGTTATTACATGGAGCTGCTTACATGGCGAAATATCCAAACCGAAAATGGAACTCCCATGTTGCAAAAGAAAGCGGGACCAGCTGCAACGGATTTTGTATTGTACGTGGAAAAGCCCCCAAAGCCAAAGGACAAAAGGGCGATTTACTGTTACTTTTAAAGGAGCAGCCTGGCAACAGCCAGATCCTGGAAATTGGGGTCATCTGTATCGATGGTCAGAAATATCCGGAGGAAGCATGGATTGATGTGACTGGAAAGCTGGTGGAGTTATGA
- a CDS encoding transposase produces the protein MRYTYEFKKKAVELYRQGKWIDAPNDIINLKNFHDMIVRWHHLEESNTSDCLKHYGTNKKWSPEEKYELVARVIAGDTITSVAYTVGINSGLLAQWIRKYKIWGYNGLVGRRKGRKPKESAMKKMNINNPRKLNESEYEELIRLRAEITYIKAENEAIKKEIALREEREAALLKAKKQQSSKNSKKKDIC, from the coding sequence ATGCGTTATACTTACGAATTTAAGAAAAAAGCTGTTGAATTGTATCGCCAAGGAAAATGGATTGATGCACCCAATGATATAATAAATCTAAAAAATTTTCATGACATGATTGTCAGATGGCATCATTTGGAAGAATCAAATACTTCTGATTGTTTAAAACACTATGGTACAAATAAAAAGTGGTCTCCAGAGGAAAAATATGAACTTGTTGCACGAGTTATAGCTGGAGATACTATTACTTCAGTTGCTTATACTGTGGGTATAAACAGTGGATTACTTGCTCAATGGATTCGCAAATATAAAATATGGGGTTATAATGGACTTGTAGGCCGAAGAAAAGGGCGAAAACCAAAGGAGTCCGCAATGAAAAAAATGAACATAAATAATCCACGTAAATTAAATGAGTCTGAATATGAAGAACTGATTCGTTTACGAGCTGAAATTACTTATATTAAAGCAGAAAATGAAGCAATAAAAAAAGAGATCGCCTTGAGAGAAGAAAGGGAAGCTGCGCTACTCAAGGCGAAAAAGCAGCAATCATCAAAGAACTCAAAGAAAAAGGATATCTGTTAA
- a CDS encoding D-alanyl-D-alanine carboxypeptidase family protein, with protein sequence MKRKYKRRTSRFGIFFVFLTAVTIAGVFFIPWAMKPDNFRNEKNKINSWLNGIFFQDFYNAKSLILVDLSNDNIFISKRENEQQLPASLAKLFVIEYAATLADLDSIVPANYEAIQLTKPGSSVANIDAKKYFLHNLFAAMLVPSGNDAAYVVADYCGSILSPQAKNSQERINVFMEHLNNYLQNQGYENTILYDPSGYDVNALTTVSDLKSVSTHLLEKQWFRDIVSKSNYTATLPDGSTQTWRNTNTFLDQTSEYYNENVKGIKTGSLSNDYNLVVLYQQHGKEFLICSLGSQSDSSRYDDVNYILKTIDESDYLTK encoded by the coding sequence ATGAAAAGAAAATACAAGAGAAGGACGTCTCGTTTCGGAATATTTTTTGTTTTCCTTACTGCTGTAACGATAGCAGGTGTATTTTTCATACCGTGGGCAATGAAACCTGACAATTTTCGCAATGAGAAGAATAAAATCAACTCTTGGCTGAATGGAATTTTCTTTCAAGATTTTTATAATGCAAAATCCCTCATATTAGTTGACCTTTCTAATGACAATATATTTATTTCAAAGCGAGAAAACGAGCAACAGCTTCCTGCCAGCTTAGCCAAATTATTTGTCATTGAATACGCAGCAACACTTGCGGATTTAGATAGTATTGTTCCTGCAAATTATGAAGCAATCCAATTAACTAAACCTGGTTCATCTGTTGCGAATATAGACGCGAAAAAATATTTTCTCCACAATTTGTTTGCTGCCATGTTGGTTCCATCTGGAAATGACGCTGCTTATGTAGTCGCGGATTATTGTGGTTCTATTCTTTCACCACAAGCTAAGAATAGTCAAGAACGTATTAATGTTTTTATGGAACATCTAAATAATTACTTACAAAATCAAGGGTATGAAAACACAATTTTATATGACCCAAGCGGATATGATGTCAATGCTCTCACTACCGTTTCAGACCTAAAATCAGTATCTACTCACCTTTTAGAGAAGCAATGGTTTAGAGATATTGTTTCAAAGAGTAATTATACAGCTACTTTACCTGACGGAAGTACGCAGACATGGAGGAATACTAATACTTTTCTTGACCAAACATCAGAATATTACAATGAAAATGTTAAAGGTATCAAGACAGGTTCCTTATCTAATGACTATAATTTAGTTGTTCTTTATCAACAACATGGAAAGGAATTTTTAATATGTAGTTTAGGCTCTCAATCGGATTCTTCAAGATATGATGATGTGAATTATATTCTTAAAACAATAGATGAATCTGACTATTTAACTAAATGA
- the tnpA gene encoding IS66 family insertion sequence element accessory protein TnpA, giving the protein MDLSSLTPDKQVKLQYWLDVIRQCRASGLTNQIWCEQHDISLKSYYYWLSKIRKLALEELPRKKNGIHMCTDQQSTALTESPAEFAELSLPDRNISRSTPAAILHIGSITVELYEGTSAQMLENILKAVQSC; this is encoded by the coding sequence ATGGATCTTTCTTCTTTGACTCCAGACAAACAGGTGAAACTTCAATACTGGCTGGATGTAATACGGCAATGCAGGGCCTCCGGACTGACAAATCAGATCTGGTGTGAACAACACGATATCTCTTTGAAAAGTTATTATTACTGGCTTTCCAAAATTCGAAAGCTTGCCCTGGAAGAACTGCCCCGCAAGAAAAACGGCATCCACATGTGTACAGACCAACAGTCAACTGCTTTAACGGAATCCCCGGCTGAGTTTGCGGAGCTTTCACTTCCGGACAGAAACATTTCCCGTTCCACTCCTGCAGCCATACTTCATATCGGATCCATAACAGTGGAACTTTATGAAGGCACATCTGCCCAGATGCTGGAAAACATTCTGAAAGCCGTGCAGTCATGTTAG
- a CDS encoding ABC transporter permease has product MILKDLRISPLRNILTGISMFVGIIAMISSVLVGTLGKEYLISVNAQMYGWSPTYSFSITGSDFQDTIKMENFFREIYNTDHFVAVTFSMLEEITVAPVASVSSLQDISDTVYKKTVPVDVVFTTSTYNKIYNLPMSSGDWFDSSEINKTLCMVVNKAAQNYFDTSYAVGNVESSLSLTPFNVVGTVNDGTDIPTVYLDAHSIELLVPNMWKVKNATVHWHSEAGITMRQMYSSLHDILEDTIGGNLDIIGKSDIGDTYNSVLSVLQLGLLVTSFLLLFVSVLGQINIGLSSLEQRTHELLIRRAIGASRANIVTLVLGAQLTISVFVCIVSILISFFLVQGMGLFLPVDSPVAALEYPILSAVVAVITSVVVALLGGLLPALKAAKLEPALALR; this is encoded by the coding sequence ATGATTCTTAAAGACCTTCGTATTTCTCCTCTAAGAAATATCTTAACAGGTATATCGATGTTTGTAGGAATTATTGCAATGATTAGTTCTGTCTTGGTGGGAACGCTTGGTAAAGAATATTTGATTTCTGTCAATGCACAGATGTATGGATGGAGTCCTACATATTCTTTTTCAATTACAGGATCAGATTTTCAAGATACCATTAAAATGGAGAATTTTTTTCGAGAAATTTACAATACTGATCATTTTGTGGCTGTTACCTTTTCCATGCTGGAAGAGATAACAGTTGCTCCAGTAGCGTCTGTCTCTTCTCTACAAGACATAAGTGACACTGTTTACAAAAAGACTGTACCCGTAGATGTTGTTTTTACTACAAGCACATATAACAAAATCTATAATTTGCCTATGTCATCAGGGGATTGGTTTGATTCTTCGGAAATAAATAAAACTCTGTGCATGGTAGTAAATAAAGCAGCACAGAATTATTTTGATACTTCATATGCTGTTGGAAATGTAGAAAGTAGTCTTTCATTAACACCATTTAATGTGGTAGGTACTGTGAATGACGGGACAGATATACCAACTGTATATCTTGACGCCCATTCAATAGAACTACTTGTTCCGAATATGTGGAAAGTAAAAAATGCAACTGTTCATTGGCATTCAGAAGCGGGAATTACCATGAGACAGATGTATTCGTCATTACATGACATTTTAGAAGATACAATAGGAGGAAATTTGGATATCATAGGGAAAAGTGATATTGGAGATACTTATAATTCCGTACTTTCTGTACTTCAATTAGGACTTTTGGTAACATCATTTTTATTGTTATTTGTTTCTGTATTAGGACAAATTAACATAGGGTTATCATCCTTGGAACAACGTACTCACGAATTACTAATTAGACGGGCGATTGGCGCTTCTCGTGCGAATATTGTTACTTTAGTGTTAGGCGCACAATTAACTATATCAGTGTTTGTTTGTATTGTTTCAATCCTGATATCCTTTTTCTTGGTTCAAGGCATGGGGTTATTTCTGCCTGTGGATTCTCCCGTAGCGGCACTGGAATATCCTATTCTTTCGGCAGTGGTAGCTGTTATAACATCCGTTGTTGTAGCGTTGCTTGGAGGACTATTGCCAGCGTTAAAAGCTGCAAAGCTTGAACCTGCATTGGCGCTTAGATAA
- a CDS encoding IS66-like element ISRob1 family transposase: protein MSATEQEYKNHIKELEQQVRLLKEQVDFLTRKLYGTKSEKTSTLEIEGQVSLFNEIETCADPDAHEPELVEIEKHLRKRKYTGQREELVKNLPHSKVLHTIDEREQICDNCGSTMVKVGEEFVRTEVQFIPAKLKVIDHYRETYECRSCRKNGTPYMEKAPVPYPPVLHSLASASTITWLIHQKFELSIPLYRQEKEWEALGLRLSRATMSNWLLIVYRDWLVHIVHRLKLELLKQRYLHIDETHVQVLKEPGRKNTSDSYMWVYCSIRDAVNPIRYFEYQPGRSGKYPEAFLREYEGYIHTDAYSGYNAVSGVKRCLCYTHLRRAFVDALPKDIHNSEASKPAEAILRLNQLFNIESELEALPPDQKKKERLIREKPLLEAFWSWAEKSAIGELPKSKLSKAFHYALNNREGFWNYLEDGNCSISNSLAENCIRPFVIGRKNWLFSGSPKGAEASAGIHTLVETAKANGLAPMKYIKYILSDMPGSAFLEHPEYLDDYLPWNPLVKEFCR from the coding sequence ATGTCAGCTACGGAACAGGAGTATAAAAATCATATCAAAGAACTGGAACAGCAGGTCCGGCTCCTGAAAGAGCAGGTTGATTTCCTGACCCGTAAACTTTATGGAACAAAATCCGAGAAGACATCTACTCTCGAAATCGAGGGGCAGGTGTCTCTTTTTAATGAAATCGAAACCTGTGCGGATCCTGATGCACACGAACCGGAGCTTGTTGAGATAGAGAAGCACCTACGTAAAAGGAAGTACACCGGTCAGCGGGAAGAACTGGTAAAAAATCTCCCTCACAGCAAAGTACTCCATACCATAGATGAAAGGGAACAGATATGCGATAACTGCGGGAGTACGATGGTGAAAGTAGGGGAAGAATTCGTCCGCACGGAAGTACAGTTTATCCCTGCAAAACTCAAGGTGATTGACCATTACCGGGAAACGTATGAATGCAGGTCGTGCCGGAAAAACGGAACTCCTTATATGGAGAAGGCTCCGGTGCCATATCCTCCCGTCCTGCATTCTCTGGCATCTGCATCTACCATCACCTGGCTCATCCACCAGAAGTTTGAATTAAGCATCCCGCTGTACAGACAGGAAAAAGAATGGGAGGCTTTGGGATTACGTTTAAGCAGAGCGACTATGTCAAACTGGCTTCTGATTGTCTATCGGGACTGGCTTGTACACATCGTCCACCGTCTGAAGCTGGAACTTCTGAAACAGAGATACCTTCATATCGATGAAACACATGTACAGGTGCTGAAAGAACCGGGACGGAAAAATACGTCCGATTCCTATATGTGGGTTTACTGCAGCATCAGAGATGCTGTAAATCCCATCCGCTACTTCGAGTACCAGCCGGGACGAAGCGGGAAATATCCGGAAGCGTTTCTGAGGGAATATGAAGGTTATATCCATACAGACGCTTACTCCGGATACAATGCAGTTTCAGGAGTAAAAAGATGTCTTTGCTATACGCATCTGCGCCGGGCTTTCGTGGATGCGCTCCCAAAAGACATCCATAATTCGGAAGCATCAAAACCTGCGGAAGCAATCCTCCGTCTGAATCAACTCTTTAACATAGAGTCAGAGTTGGAGGCGCTCCCTCCTGATCAGAAGAAAAAAGAACGTCTTATCCGCGAGAAACCGCTTCTCGAGGCTTTTTGGTCATGGGCAGAAAAAAGTGCCATCGGAGAGCTGCCGAAATCCAAACTTTCAAAAGCTTTTCATTACGCCTTAAATAACCGTGAAGGTTTTTGGAATTATCTGGAAGACGGGAATTGTTCCATCAGTAATTCGCTTGCGGAAAACTGTATCCGTCCCTTTGTGATCGGCAGAAAGAACTGGCTGTTCTCCGGCAGTCCGAAAGGGGCGGAAGCCAGTGCAGGAATCCATACACTGGTAGAGACAGCGAAAGCGAATGGGCTTGCCCCGATGAAATATATAAAATATATCCTGTCCGACATGCCGGGGAGTGCTTTTCTTGAACATCCTGAATATCTGGATGATTATCTGCCTTGGAATCCTCTTGTAAAAGAATTCTGTCGATAA
- a CDS encoding IS3 family transposase produces MIKELKEKGYLLKHLLKAMNMARSTYYFEINKTDPVAIRNEELLLVIKKIFVENKGRYGVRRVYMELKNRGYNVNHKRVQRLMHDAGLFGKRPKEKYHSYKGEVGKVADNVINRNFSTTLPLQKWTTDVSQFNFSWGKCYLSPILDMNTNEIISYDLALSPNLEQIKRMLDKAFDKYSSVNGLILHSDQGWQYQHAYYRNRLKEHGIIQSMSRKGNCYDNCIMETFFGRIKTELYYGFEKDYTSFEEFAIAIDEYIDYYNSKRIQAKTKWMPPVKYREASMMSA; encoded by the coding sequence ATCATCAAAGAACTCAAAGAAAAAGGATATCTGTTAAAACACTTGTTAAAGGCTATGAATATGGCGCGTTCTACATACTATTTTGAAATTAATAAAACAGATCCAGTTGCTATACGAAATGAAGAATTACTTCTAGTTATTAAAAAAATATTCGTAGAAAACAAAGGCAGATATGGGGTACGCAGAGTTTATATGGAATTAAAAAATCGTGGCTACAACGTAAATCATAAGAGAGTTCAACGTCTTATGCATGACGCTGGATTATTTGGAAAACGTCCAAAAGAAAAATATCATTCTTATAAAGGTGAAGTTGGGAAAGTAGCCGACAATGTAATTAATAGAAATTTTTCAACTACTTTACCTCTGCAAAAGTGGACAACAGATGTATCCCAATTTAATTTTTCGTGGGGAAAATGCTATCTTTCTCCTATTTTGGATATGAATACAAATGAGATTATTTCATATGATTTAGCGCTAAGTCCTAATTTAGAACAAATAAAAAGAATGCTTGATAAAGCCTTTGATAAGTATTCTTCTGTAAACGGTTTAATTTTGCACTCTGATCAAGGATGGCAATATCAACATGCTTATTATCGAAATCGTTTGAAAGAACATGGAATAATTCAATCTATGTCTAGAAAGGGGAATTGCTACGATAATTGCATCATGGAAACATTCTTTGGAAGAATAAAAACAGAACTGTATTATGGTTTTGAAAAAGATTATACATCATTTGAAGAATTTGCAATTGCTATTGATGAATATATTGATTACTATAATAGCAAACGAATCCAGGCAAAAACAAAATGGATGCCTCCTGTAAAATACAGAGAAGCATCCATGATGTCCGCCTAA
- a CDS encoding ABC transporter ATP-binding protein has protein sequence MEKTNGGNLIQIKNLVATVNLNNGDTLVTVNKANMELKRGNSYAIVGKSGSGKTSLISIIGLLNHSYQGEFLYNGMSVSTLTDSQLSMLRASNIGFVFQNYSLIKHLRVWENIELPLLYSKKKMNTRQRKEAIRNLLQSVGLEGKENDYPSNLSGGEQQRVAIARALAVSPEAILCDEPTGALDKKTGKQIMDLLHQVVLKNGIMLLIVTHDLDIAKTCNTIFEMDGGRLQCVKYDS, from the coding sequence ATGGAAAAAACGAATGGAGGAAATTTAATTCAAATAAAAAACTTGGTAGCGACTGTTAATTTGAATAATGGTGATACCTTAGTAACTGTAAACAAAGCAAATATGGAACTAAAGCGAGGAAACAGCTATGCTATTGTAGGCAAATCGGGTTCAGGAAAAACAAGCCTTATATCAATTATAGGTTTACTCAACCACTCATATCAAGGCGAATTTCTTTATAATGGTATGTCTGTTTCCACTTTAACAGATAGCCAGCTATCTATGCTTCGAGCAAGTAATATCGGTTTTGTTTTTCAAAACTATTCTTTAATTAAACATTTAAGAGTTTGGGAAAATATTGAGCTTCCTTTACTTTATTCCAAAAAGAAAATGAATACAAGACAGCGGAAAGAAGCAATACGAAATCTTTTGCAAAGTGTTGGATTAGAAGGAAAAGAAAATGATTATCCATCTAATTTATCAGGAGGCGAACAACAAAGAGTGGCGATTGCCCGCGCACTTGCAGTATCGCCGGAAGCCATTTTATGTGATGAACCTACTGGTGCTTTAGATAAAAAAACCGGAAAACAAATTATGGACCTTTTACATCAAGTTGTGCTTAAAAATGGCATTATGCTTTTAATAGTAACTCATGACCTCGATATTGCAAAGACTTGTAATACAATTTTTGAAATGGACGGAGGGAGGCTTCAATGTGTTAAATATGATTCTTAA
- a CDS encoding site-specific integrase, giving the protein MRWRNVDLENNTFDVTEQLPFKVPPKTKVIEEMAPPKSNGRKLPITELARPFFLKQLAMQEVQKEQAAKDGKPYYDNDLVVAKPDGAPIAASWVSSQFGKLLEDLDMPHIRFHDLRHTAATNMHQLTGDFYTVGEVLGHTLAGIGASLGLSMNFEAVTARYVDVRLERKKEVLDAYHSAVEKAAPEKPKEAEPKKGKRAAKKKHSEIDL; this is encoded by the coding sequence TTGCGTTGGCGCAATGTGGATTTGGAGAACAACACCTTTGATGTTACCGAGCAGCTACCTTTCAAGGTACCGCCAAAAACAAAAGTCATTGAAGAAATGGCACCGCCGAAATCCAACGGCAGAAAGCTACCCATTACGGAGCTTGCCCGCCCGTTCTTCCTCAAACAGCTTGCCATGCAGGAAGTACAGAAAGAACAGGCAGCAAAAGACGGAAAGCCTTACTATGACAATGACCTTGTTGTAGCAAAGCCGGACGGCGCACCTATCGCCGCGTCGTGGGTGTCCTCTCAATTTGGAAAGCTGCTTGAAGATTTGGATATGCCGCACATTCGTTTTCACGATTTACGACATACGGCAGCGACCAATATGCACCAACTGACAGGCGACTTCTATACGGTTGGCGAAGTCTTGGGGCATACGCTTGCGGGTATCGGCGCGTCGCTTGGGCTTTCCATGAACTTTGAAGCTGTTACCGCCCGTTATGTGGACGTGCGGCTTGAACGAAAAAAAGAAGTTTTGGACGCTTACCATAGCGCGGTGGAAAAAGCAGCCCCGGAGAAACCAAAGGAAGCCGAGCCGAAAAAAGGAAAACGGGCAGCAAAGAAAAAACACAGCGAAATAGACCTTTAA
- a CDS encoding Cas9 inhibitor AcrIIA9 family protein: MLNEIIKTAEELNTAALYYRQSGNMDGVRELAKAHAVSKKQTEEFIQGSRYRLVDIPIEERTFANASEKLRAEMFALKDAGFADIIGQYLVNLAKTDSALDAQVLKKHKMLQRCLDYVTQKAYNIALEGAKKKGENGIRANTGLALSGDQVFPWVLEYYAKDDEKEIAEKEQEEKKKIQKEWDSVNKRTKTIPKNQGTKKDSEVHPKEAAEQEEKYISKKKSKDSGQMSLFDMMQQKES, from the coding sequence ATGTTAAATGAGATCATAAAAACTGCAGAAGAATTAAATACAGCAGCATTGTATTACCGCCAGAGCGGGAATATGGATGGTGTGCGGGAACTTGCCAAAGCACATGCAGTTTCCAAAAAACAGACAGAGGAATTTATTCAGGGCAGCCGCTACCGGCTGGTTGATATACCGATTGAGGAAAGAACGTTTGCGAATGCGTCTGAAAAACTGCGTGCAGAAATGTTTGCCTTAAAGGATGCAGGCTTTGCAGACATCATAGGACAGTATCTCGTAAATCTTGCCAAAACGGATTCTGCTTTAGATGCACAGGTGTTAAAAAAACATAAGATGCTTCAGAGATGTTTGGATTACGTGACGCAAAAAGCCTACAACATTGCACTGGAGGGAGCGAAAAAAAAGGGAGAGAACGGCATTCGAGCCAATACAGGCCTGGCACTCTCCGGCGACCAGGTTTTTCCTTGGGTACTTGAATATTATGCGAAAGATGATGAAAAAGAAATAGCAGAAAAAGAGCAGGAAGAAAAGAAAAAGATTCAAAAGGAATGGGATTCGGTAAATAAGAGAACGAAAACAATACCGAAAAACCAGGGGACAAAGAAAGATTCCGAGGTGCATCCCAAAGAAGCAGCGGAGCAGGAAGAAAAGTATATTAGCAAGAAAAAATCAAAAGATTCCGGGCAGATGTCCTTGTTTGACATGATGCAGCAGAAAGAGAGTTAA